Proteins from a genomic interval of Oncorhynchus nerka isolate Pitt River linkage group LG13, Oner_Uvic_2.0, whole genome shotgun sequence:
- the LOC115140038 gene encoding adhesion G protein-coupled receptor A2-like produces MVVPGVGIPLLGRLLLMLVLLSASESRLTQACSGLIIAGCSCTDERSKAHATTPYRKRVSCDSEELSETPDPGLLPNGTVTLILSNNRIRVLRNGSFLGLNALEKLDLRSNLISTIMPGAFQSLSELRKLDLSNNRIGCLTPDMFQGLTQLTKLNLSGNILSTLDPGVFKELAYLKLVNFNSDFLSCDCGLRWVPGYFRTRTARLGDETICAYPRNLHGKPLRGLSESQLSCDGPLELHTLSLLPSQRQVVFKGDRLPFHCTAALVDKITALHWRHNGQLVTSDPEQGVSLETSVVHDCTFITSELILSNVHVEASGEWKCVVATGRGNTSRSVEIVVLENSASFCPEERVTNNRGEFKWPRTLAGITSYQYCLQLRYPSLSMGGTVEQKQASRYCDRSGSWEEGDYDNCLYTNDITRVLHTFILMPINTSNAVTLARQVRTYTVDASSFTDTMDVMYVAQMMEKFMEYVRPLRELSEMLVDMGSNLMQVDDQILAHAQREKKVCSSIVHSLETLAWPQLHSHAQDLSTLSKNIVMEAHLIRPAHFTGMSCTAYQRRETLLGNLGMEGAEPTHEQQLRFRCTTGTHNTSINNFPMKNAVALASVVLPASLFPPDAPSDCKLQFVAFRTGRFFPFSGNFSGPGENARRRSVNSPVIYVGLDGCSMWNHSEPILVSLRHSIPGSDPVAAHWSLQALQQQQGGWSQEGCLLAHTDSATSTLHCSVLSNYAVLQEVPDFPHSPPMSVRVLHPVVYSCTAILLLCLFTIIITHILHHSSINISRKSWHTLLNTCFHIAMTTAVYAGGITLTSYPMVCQAVGIALHYSSLSTLLWIGVSARVLYKEAVWRMPRQPEGESPVPATQRPMLRFYLIAGGVPLIICGITAAVNVNNYGANSPYCWLVWQPSLGAFFVPAGLAVLVTWIYFLCTVFRLKQRVTKECPGSSLSSPVPESQPALGGSISLLSTDSVVGTMHAALTPEDQYSLKVQFLVLVATHFLFLALWGCGAMAMWLTGHSSLLFSSLYGVAATVSGVFLVVHHCFRRLDVQASWLGCCPGYRLSQPMPVYTHTCTTVSGMQTTSEQGSQIFVGCHPPEDPQNSSSARSSSIPSGISSVGPGPCKLTNLLQVAQDNTNNATHAPAGTNTSTSTDNNNKQANNLLPTIGSVAPVQPQRRKVSGRTKQGISQYHHRGEGRGHYRLKALRAGGGGGSMGALGPTGIEQHNAAHPAHKQATSENGSLHHSHSESHASPLTNGNGRRMGETVATSPSEGSDGGSSGSRKPFPLLPSVASRVAMQGNRRSASRDNLKLAAAAEREAKRSSYPLNNITTTVPVVAPNGTLKSSVIELELDTSGTDHSQSSVGMKSMWKSETTV; encoded by the exons ggatCTCAGGAGCAACCTCATCAGCACCATCATGCCTGGAGCCTTCCAAAGTTTATCTGAACTTCGGAAGCT CGACCTGTCCAACAACCGCATTGGCTGCTTGACTCCAGACATGTTCCAGGGACTCACCCAACTCACCAAACT GAACCTCTCTGGGAACATCTTATCTACCTTGGACCCAGGGGTCTTCAAGGAGCTCGCCTATCTTAAACTTGT GAACTTTAACTCTGACTTTCTGTCATGTGACTGTGGGCTGCGCTGGGTGCCGGGTTACTTTCGCACCAGGACAGCCCGGCTGGGGGACGAGACAATCTGTGCTTATCCCAGGAACCTCCATGGAAAGCCCCTGCGTGGACTGAGCGAAAGTCAGCTGAGCTGTG ATGGGCCTCTGGAGCTGCACACCCTGTCTCTCCTACCCTCCCAGCGCCAGGTGGTCTTCAAGGGAGACCGGCTGCCCTTCCACTGCACTGCCGCCCTGGTGGACAAAATCACTGCGCTGCACTGGCGCCACAACGGCCAGCTGGTGACCTCTGACCCTGAGCAGGGCGTCAGTCTAGAGACTAGCGTGGTGCATGACTGCACCTTCATCACCAG TGAGCTCATCTTGTCCAACGTGCATGTGGAGGCCAGTGGAGAGTGGAAGTGTGTGGTGGCCACTGGGCGGGGCAACACCTCCCGCAGCGTGGAAATAGTGGTGCTGGAGAACAGCGCCTCCTTCTGTCCGGAGGAGAGAGTCACTAACAACCGGGGAGAGTTCAA GTGGCCCAGAACCCTGGCAGGTATTACCTCCTACCAGTACTGTCTGCAGCTGCGCTACCCCTCCCTGTCCATGGGGGGTACTGTGGAGCAGAAGCAGGCATCACGATACTGTGACCGCTCAGGGAGCTGGGAGGAGGGAGACTACGACAACTGTCTCTACACCAACGACATCACACGGGTCCTACACACCTTCATCCTG ATGCCCATCAATACCTCTAATGCAGTCACTCTGGCACGTCAGGTGCGCACGTACACTGTGGATGCATCCAGTTTCACTGACACTATGGACGTGATGTATGTGGCCCAGATGATGGAGAAATTCATGGAATATGTCCGACCACTGCGAGAG CTGTCAGAGATGCTGGTGGATATGGGCAGTAACCTGATGCAGGTGGATGATCAGATCCTGGCCCATgcccagagagagaagaaagtcTGCAGCTCCATAGTCCACTCTCTGGAGACTCTGGCCTGGCCCCAGCTCCACAGCCATGCTCAGGACCTCTCCACG CTCTCCAAGAACATTGTAATGGAGGCCCATCTTATCCGTCCGGCCCACTTCACTGGCATGAGCTGCACAGCTTACCAACGCCGGGAGACCTTGTTAGGCAACCTGGGCATGGAGGGGGCAGAGCCCACCCACGAACAGCAGCTCCGCTTCCGCTGCACCACAGGCACCCACAACACCTCCATAAACAACTTCCCCATGAAG aaTGCTGTAGCCCTCGCATCTGTGgttctccctgcctctctgttcCCCCCGGACGCCCCGTCAGACTGTAAGCTTCAGTTTGTGGCGTTCCGTACAGGGAGGTTCTTCCCTTTCTCAGGGAACTTCAGTGGTCCTGGAGAGAACGCCCGCAGACGCAGTGTCAACAGCCCTGTCATCTACGTAGGCCTAG ACGGGTGCAGTATGTGGAACCACTCGGAGCCCATCTTGGTGTCCCTGCGCCACTCAATCCCGGGAAGTGACCCAGTGGCGGCCCACTGGAGCCTGCAGgccctgcagcagcagcagggggGATGGAGCCAGGAAGGCTGCCTACTGGCCCACACTGACTCTGCCACCTCGACCCTGCACTGCTCTGTACTCAGCAACTACGCCGTGCTGCAG GAGGTTCCTGACTTCCCCCACTCCCCACCCATGTCAGTGAGGGTACTCCACCCTGTGGTCTATAGCTGTACTGCaatcctcctcctctgcctcttcaccatcatcatcacacacatactacaccaCAG TTCTATAAACATATCCAGAAAGAGCTGGCACACGTTACTCAATACCTGCTTCCACATCGCTATGACCACAGCTGTCTATGCAGGAGGCATCACCCTGACCAGCTATCCAATGGTGTGCCAGGCA GTGGGCATCGCTCTCCACTACTCCTCCTTGTCTACACTACTGTGGATCGGGGTCAGTGCTAGAGTCCTCTACAAAGAGGCGGTCTGGAGGATGCCACGGCAACCAGAGGGAGAGTCTCCTGTTCCAGCTACTCAGCGGCCTATGCTCAG GTTCTATCTAATAGCTGGTGGTGTTCCTCTCATCATATGTGGCATCACTGCGGCTGTCAATGTCAACAACTATGGGGCCAACAGCCCTTA CTGCTGGTTGGTGTGGCAGCCCAGTTTGGGGGCCTTCTTTGTCCCTGCAGGCTTGGCGGTATTGGTCACCTGGATCTATTTCCTGTGCACTGTGTTTCGCCTGAAGCAGCGGGTGACCAAAGAGTGCCCAGgatcctccctgtcctcccctgtgCCTGAGAGCCAGCCAGCCCTGGGTGGAAGCATTAGTCTCCTGTCAACAGACTCTGTGGTGGGGACCATGCATGCTGCGTTGACCCCAGAGGACCAGTACTCCCTGAAGGTGCAGTTCCTGGTGCTAGTGGCCACCCACTTCCTGTTCCTGGCCCTGTGGGGCTGTGGAGCCATGGCCATGTGGCTGACAGGGCACAGCAGCCTGTTGTTTAGCTCTCTTTATGGGGTAGCTGCCACCGTGTCGGGAGTGTTCCTGGTGGTGCACCACTGCTTCCGACGCCTGGATGTGCAGGCCTCCTGGCTGGGCTGCTGCCCAGGGTATCGCCTCTCCCAGCCTATGCCAGTTTACACGCACACCTGCACCACTGTTAGTGGGATGCAGACCACCTCTGAACAGGGATCCCAGATCTTCGTTGGCTGCCATCCTCCAGAGGATCCCCAGAACTCCTCATCAGCCAGGTCCTCCTCCATCCCCAGTGGGATCAGCAGTGTAGGCCCTGGGCCCTGCAAGCTTACCAACCTGCTGCAGGTGGCACAAGACAATACCAACAATGCCACTCATGCCCCAGCAGGCACAAACACCAGCACCAGTACGGACAATAACAACAAGCAAGCTAACAACCTGCTGCCCACCATAGGCTCTGTAGCCCCTGTCCAACCTCAGAGGAGGAAGGTCAGTGGCAGAACTAAACAAGGGATCAGCCAGTATCACCACCGAGGTGAAGGCAGAGGTCACTACCGACTCAAAGCCTTGAGGGCTGGTGGTGGAGGGGGCAGTATGGGAGCACTGGGACCTACAGGTATAGAGCAGCACAACGCTGCCCATCCAGCCCACAAACAGGCCACTAGTGAGAACGGCAGCCTACATCACAGCCACTCTGAGAGCCATGCCAGCCCGCTAACCAACGGTAATGGTAGGAGAATGGGGGAGACAGTTGCTACCAGCCCCTCAGAGGGTAGTGACGGGGGCAGCAGCGGCAGCCGTAAGCCCttccctctgctcccctctgtGGCCAGCAGGGTGGCTATGCAAGGTAATAGGCGGAGCGCCAGCCGAGACAATCTGAAACTGGCAGCAGCTGCAGAGCGTGAAGCTAAGCGCAGCTCCTACCCTCTGAACAACATCACTACCACTGTGCCAGTGGTTGCCCCTAACGGCACCCTCAAGAGCTCTGTGATAGAGCTGGAGTTGGACACAAGTGGCACGGACCATTCCCAGAGCTCTGTGGGCATGAAAAGTATGTGGAAGAGTGaaactacagtgtga